The DNA segment ACCTGGGTGAGTTGCTCTCCCTCCACGGTGGGTGATTTCACCGCGGTGGGCTACTTTTTCGCCCGCGAGATCAGCCAGCGCCTGGGTGTGCCGGTCGGCCTGATCAATACCTGCTGGGGCGGCACCGTGGCTGAGGCCTGGACCGGCGAGAGCGCCCTGGAGAACTCGCCCGCGGTCAAGAGTATCCTGGCCGACTGGCAGAAATACAACAACGACGGGAACTGGCTGAAAGAGATGTTCGCCAAGTACGAGCAGGAGAAAAAAGAGGCCCTGGAGGCCGGCAAGCCCGACCCGCTGTATTTTTGCCAGCCGAGCGTGCTGTACAACGCCATGATCGCCCCGCTGGTGGGCTACGGCATCCAGGGGGCGCTCTGGTACCAAGGCGAGTCGAACCAGGCCCGCGCCTACCAGTACCGTGACCTTCTGCCGGTGATGGTCCACAACTGGCGCGCCGACTGGGAGCGCGAGTTCCCGTTCCTGATCGTCCAACTGGCCAATTTCGACGAGGGCTCCGGCTACTGGCCCGAGCTGCGCGAGGCCCAGCTCATGGCGATGGAGCGGATACCCAACTCCGCGATGACCGTTACCACGGATATCGGCGATGCGAAAGACATCCACCCCAAGAACAAGCAGGAGGTGGGACGGCGCCTGTCACTGGCCGCCCGGGCCACGGTCTACGGCGAGACCAGGCTGGAATGGTCGGGCCCGCTCTACCGGAAGATGCTGATCGAGGGGGGCAAGGTGCGCCTCAGTTTCGACCACGCGGGCGAGGGGCTCTGCACCCGTGAGGGCCAGGCCCCGGCCGGGCTGACAATCGCCGGGGCGGACCATAAGTTCGTGCCGGCCGAGGCCAAGGTCGAGGGCAGCGAACTGGTGGTCTGGAGCGAGGCGGTGCCCCAGCCGGTGGCGGTGCGCTATGCCTGGAGCGACAACCCGGAACAGGCCAACCTGTACAACAAGGTGGAGGGCAAGCTCTACCTGCCCGCCTCCTCGTTCCGCACGGATGACTGGCCCGGGTTGACCGCGGACCGCAAGTGGGAATAGGCGGGACATCTGAATCACGGGTGGCACGGATAGAGGCTGGATTACACGGTTGAAAACGGAAACGAAGGTTTTTTGTGCAGGGGCACGCTGCGGCGTGCCCTGTTTGTTTTGCCTCCTGTACGGGGCGAAAAACTATCTTGACTTTCCGGATCGCCTGCGCCACGTATAGAGGAAGACAACTGAAATTCAACCGGGCTTGATACCCTTAAGCGACTCGAATGCCCCGGGGACGTCTCCTCACGACGCCCGCAGAGCGACGGGCCGCGACAATGGTCATTCTGCCGACCGGAGCCGGAATATGTCCCAGGATATCCCGATTTTGCAGACGCCGAAGGATATCAGAGTGGAAAGCTGGAGCGAGCTGCTGGATGAGCTGTACGCCGATTCCTGGCAGGAGAACATCCGCCGCCACCGCTCGAAATATGTTTTCCGCGGGCTTTCCTGCAGCTGCTACGACCTCAAGACCTCGCTGATCCGCCTGGGCGGAGATTTTTCCTCGCTCGAATTCCACCTGATCCGCAATTTCAAGAAATATTCGCGCCTGCCCGCCGCGGCCGATTTCTCGGTCTGGATGTGGCTCACCCTGGCGCAGCACCACGGCCTGCCCACCCGCCTGCTGGACTGGACCTACTCGCCCTTTATCGCCCTGCATTTCGTGACCTCGGAAATCAGCCATTTCGAGCAGGACGGGGCGATCTGGTGCGTGGATTTCGCCGCGATCCACCGGACACTGCCCCAGGAGATCAAGGCCGTGCTGGACGATGAGAAAGCCAACGCGTTCACTATCGAGATGCTCTCGAAAGTGACCGAGACCCTGACCGATTTCGAAAAGCTCTCGGCCGAGGCTTTCGTGCTGTTTTTCGAGCCGCCCTCGATGGACGACCGGATAGTGAACCAGTTCGCCCTGCACTCGGTGATCTCGAACCCGCGCTCCCTGCTGAACGAGCTGCTGCGCGACCGTTTCCCGGACTATTACAAGCGGGTGATCGTGCCAAAGGAGCTGAAATGGGAGATACGGGACAAGCTGGACCAGGCCAATATCAACGAACGGGTGATATTCCCCGGGTTGGAGGGGCTTTGCTCCTGGCTCACGCGGCATTACAGCCCGAGATGAGGGAGGCCGAAGCAGGGATGGTGGGGATAAAGGCTTAGATGACATGGTGAAGATGCAGGTTGGGTTTATCAAGGGGTGAACCTTGTGTTCTCCCGTTTCCCTAAGCGCTAAATGGAACCTTCCATTAGAAGGACAAAAAAATGAGCGCACAATATATTGAGCCGCTTAAACTGATAGCCTCTTTCCTGACACCGATCATCATTCTGATTTTTGGAATCTCGATCAATAAAAAACTGGAGAAGACCAGAGCTGCGCTATTAAAGGAAAAGGATTGGCAAAACTGGTGGGCAAGTAAGTTGTTAAACGTTGCGCATGAATATAATTCAATGGTGTCTGAATTCGTGATTAGCTTATCTCAAGCAGTGCAAATCAATGAAGGGAAATTCCCTGGAGGTGAGGCTGCATCAAAAGAAAAACAAAACTGTGCTATTAAGTGTATTTTTAGGCTTCAATATTTGGTTTGGGACATTAATAATTATTTGCAATTTGCACATAAAGAAGGTCGTAATCTATTAGATAAGGGAGAAAAGCTTAATACTCTGTTGGAAACCCTTCTTAAAGAAAGGCATGGAGGTCTAGACGCGATCCGTAAAGCACAGTGTAATTTCAATGATGCTGTCAGGCTTGTTCATGCAGAGATACTTGGGATATCTCCTGGCAAGGCGTTCCAACCGCGTCAGGATCAAATCCCCCTCGATCCCCCTTGTATAATGGGAGGCATGTATTAGGATAGTTTAAAGCAACCGGGAGTTCGAGTCCCCCTTGGTTTGAGAAGAGACCGTGGCAAAGCATGATCCCCGGTTGCGCATATTACTTCCCGAACAGTCACTGGAGCCGAAAGAATCGAGCTCGCATCCGCAAGGTTGGGAAAAATATGAAAACGCCATCCTACGTTGGTCTGGACATTTCAAAGAGCTGCATCGACTTACACCAGTTGCCCCAGGAACGTAGCGCCCGTTTCGAGTATGGACGAGAGGGCCTGAGCAAACTGGTTGCGTTTTGCAAGAAGCGCAAACCGGCCCTGATCGTGCTGGAAGCCACCGGTGGATACGAGACCCAGGTGGCTGCCGAGCTCTGCGTGGCCGTGGTCAATCCCAGGCAGGTGCGGGACTTTGCCCGCGCCCTGGGCAAACTGGCCAAAACTGATGCCATCGATGCCGCGGTCCTGGCCCGTTTCGCCCAAGACATCCGGCTCGAAGCCCGCAAGCTGCCGGAGCCGGAAGAGCAAGCTCTTAAAGCCTCTGTCGCCAGACGCAGACAGTTGGTCGAGATGCTGGTAGCCGAGAAAAACCGCCTCTCGCGCGCCACCTTACAATCTGTCATAGACAGCCACGAAAGCACTATCAGCTTCATCCAGAGTAAAATTGACGATCTGGACAGACAGATGCAATCCACCATCCAGAACAGCCCGCTCTGGAGCGCCAAGGACGAACTGCTCAAAAGCGTCCCGGGTATCGGCGACAAAACTGCCTGCGCCCTGCTGGCTCAACTGCCAGAGTTGGGTAAGCTCAACCGCCGTCAGATCGTCTCTTTGGTCGGGGTCGCTCCCATGAACCGTGACAGTGGTCTCATGCGCGGTAAACGCTCTATCACCGGTGGAGGCAAGGCTGTCCGTAATGCTCTCTATATGGCCACCACCGCGGCCAGAAGGTTCAATCCGGCCATCACAGCTTTCTTCCTGAGGCTCAGAGCTGCCGGTAAATCCTATAAGGTCGCTCTCGTCGCCTGTATGCGTAAACTCTTGACTATCCTTAATGCTATGGTCAAAAACCAAAACACCTTTAATCAATGTATCGCTGCATCGCTTGACTTCTAACACAGTCGCTACATTCAACCCCTCTTTTCGCCTTTTATCAATCCGATCCGCCCAACTGCCGGGCGAACACAAGGTTCGCCCCTACGAATCTGCCTGGCATCCCAGGAATGTAACCCGCTTGCGGCTGTCAGGCCGCCGCAGACGAGTTTGCGGCCCCCGCTGGCTTTGCTGCTTTGGCCGAAACCAAAGCAGATAAGTGTCTTAAAAGAGGGGTGGCGCCGCCGCCTACAGGGTGTGAAAACAAAAAAGGGCACGGCCCCGGAGCCGTGCCCTCACTATTTTACTCTCTTACCTCTTATTCCGCCAGCAACGCCGCCGCCCGTTCCAGCTCGCTGTCCTCCTTAGCGAAACAGAACCGCAGCCAGGGACGGTCCCCACCCTGGGAGTAGAACCCTGAGGCCGGCACCGCCGCCACATGGCGCTCGGTCAACAGCCGCTCCGCCGCCTCGTCCGAGGTGATGTCGCCGTAGCGCGGACGGTAGTCGGCCAGAAGAAAATAGGTCCCGCCCACGGGCAGAGGCTCGATCCCGAACCGGCTCAGGGTGGAGGCGATTATCTCCAGCTTGCGGGCATACTTGACCCCCAGGCCCTGGTAATAGTCCTCGCCGAACGCGGGCAGGCTCGCGGCCACCCCCGCCTGCAGCGGGTGCGGGGCGCAGATGTATACCAGGTCGCTCACCAGCGACATTTTCTCTATCACCGCCTCCGGCCCGGCGGCATAACCAATCCGCCAGCCGGTCATGGCAAAGGTCTTCGAGAACCCGCTGACCGTGACCGTGCGCTCGAACAGCCCCGGCAGGCTGGCCGCGCTCACGTGCCTGCGCCCGCCGAACACCACGTGCTCGTAGATCTCGTCCGTGATGATCCAGACTCCATACCGCCCGCACAGCGCCCCGATCCGCTCCAGCTCCGCGCGGCTGAACACCTTGCCGGAGGGGTTGGCCGGGGTGTTGATCACGATTGCTTTGATTCCATCCGCCAGCACCCGCTCCAGGGAGTCGAAATCGATCTCCCACTCCGGCGGCTCCAGGCGGAAAAACAGCGGCCGCGCCCCGAACAGCTCCTGGCAGGCGACGTGATATCCGTAGAACGGCTCGAAATTGAGCACCCGGTCCCCGTGCTCCAGAAGAGTGAGCAGCGCGCAGACAAAAGCCCCCGTGGCCCCGCTCGAGACCATCACCTGGGTCTCGGGGTCAACGCTCAGGCCGTTGCACAGGGCCAGCTTGTCCGCGATCCCGCGCCGCAGGGCCGCGATCCCGTTCAACGGGGCGTACACGTTCCGGTCTCCCTGGACCGCCTTGCAGGCCGCGTCCTTGACCGCATCCGGGGTGGGAAGGTCGCACAGGCCCTGCGACAGGTTCACCCCGCCCAGCTCGGCCGCCCGCCGGGTCATGGCGCGGATCGAGGATTGCCGGAGCTGACTGACCCGCGCGGCAAAGGTGTATTCCATGCTTGTCTTTCTCTCCCGTTCAGATTGACTGCCCTTGAACTCCGGCGCACACCTCACCGGCCAGCTTCACGGACTGTATCTTAACACGGTCGGTCCGCCTGCGCCAGAGCACCGCGCGAGGCGACCTTCCAGTTAAACCTTGCTTGGTTCAAATAAGAAACCAATATTATAACCCAATGCCCACATGATCCGGTCCGACAGACAGCGTGCGACCAAGCGAACCCCTACCTGGAGCCCGACCCAGTGAAAAGCCCAGTCCGTCCCGTTCCCGCAAGTATTGCGATCACCTGCATCTGCCTCGCCCTCTCGTCCGCCGGCTGCGGCCGGCCAGCCCCGACCGCGGTCACGGCCCCACCGCCGGCTGCCTCCTGGCAAGTGATCGGACCGGGCGGCGGTGGTTCGATGTTCGAGCCCACGGTAAGCCCGTTCAACCCCGATTTCGCTTTCCTGCGCTGCGACATGTCCGGGGCCTATGTGACCCGTGACGGCGGCGCGAGCTGGCGCATGTTCAACCTGCGCGGCGTGGTGCTCGATTTCGAATTCGACCCGGCCGACTCGCTCACCGCCTATGCCTGCAACAGCGGGCTATACCGCACGGTTGACGGCGGCGCGAGCTGGAGCCTCGTCCACCCCGCGCCCGAGCGTGTCCGCGCCGAGCGCATGGTCGGCGACCACGCCTCGCAGTGGTTCGACACCGGCGACAGCCTGGACAGCTTTGCCGAGATGCAGCGGGTGAAAGTCGATCCCCTGGACAACCGGTCGATCTGGGTCGGCTGGGGCGCGTACCGGGTCTACCGCGACAGCCTGCCCGCGCTGCGTTTGAACGATTATACCACAATCCAGCTCTCCGAGGATAAGGGGGCCTCTTTCCGCAGTGTGGTCCGCGTGCCGGGGACCGCCGTGCTGGGGATTTTCCCGGCCGGCAGAGCCGATACGCCCGGCGAGCTGACCGTACTCACCGACCGCGCCTGCGCCGTGCTGAGCGGCCGCGGGGAGAGCATGCAGCTCCTGCCTCTGCCCGTGGAGCAGGTCTTCGCCGCGAATGCCGGATACGACAGCGGACGCCGGGTGATCTACATCGTCACCCCGATCAAGCAGAAAGGCGCGGCGACCGAAGGCGGCGTGTACCGCTCCGCGGATGGCGGCCGCACCTGGACCCGTCTGGTGAACGGCCTGCTGGATGAGTGGCAGGCCGCCGGCGAGGTGCCCTATTTCAACACCCTGGCAGTCTGCGAAAGTCAGCCCGCGAATGTCTACCTCTCCTGCCGCGGCTACAGCGTGATACTGCCGGACGGTAAAAAAGAGCGCCAGTACGGCGTTCTGCGCAGCCACGACAGCGGGGCGAGCTGGCAATGGGTCTACCGCACCGTGAGCCGGAAAGTGGAGGGCGAGAAATACGCCGACGCCTGGATGTACCGGCAGTACGAGTCCGAGTGGATGGGCAACCCGCACGGCATCGGGGTCAGCCCCGCCGACCCGGAGATCGCCTACAGCACCGACTACGGCCGCGCCGCGGTCACGCACGACGGGGGCCGCTCCTGGATCCAGCTCTACGCCCGTCAGCTCCCGGACAGCAGCTACGCCAGCCGCGGCCTGGATGTCACTACCTGCTACGGCGTGCATTTCGACCCCTTCGACCCGCAGCACATGTTCATCACCTACACCGACATCGGCCTGTTCAACAGTTTCAACGGCGGCGCGGGCTGGGTCCCGTCACTGAACGGCGTGCCCGAGCCGTGGTGGAACACCTGCTACTGGCTGACTTTCGACCCCACGGTGAAAGGCCGTGTTTACTCGGTCTGGGGCAACGGCCACGACCTTCCGCGGCTCAAGATGTTCCGCAGGCCGGGATTTGTCGAACGTTTCCAGGGTGGCGTGGCGGTCTCGGAGGATGGCGGCCGCTCCTGGAAACCCAGCAGCGCGGGCATGCCCGAAAACTCCGACTGCGCGCATATCCTGCTCGATCCCGACAGCCCGGCCGAGGCCCGCGTGCTGTATGTCTGCGCCACCGGCCGCGGTGTGTTCAAGAGCGTGGACGGCGGCGCGAGCTGGGCCACGGCCAACACCGGCCTGGGCGCGGACCTCAACTCCTGGGAGATAAGCCGTCTGCCGGACGGCACGCTGTACCTGATAGTCATGCGCGCCCTGGATGACCACGGCCGCACTGTGCCCGGCGCGCTGTACGCGAGCCGTGACAAAGCCGCGAGCTGGGAGAAAATGAGCCTGCCCGCGGGTGTGAGCGGACCCAACAGCCTCACTTTCGACCCCACGGACCCCAAGCGCCTCTATCTGAGCTGCTGGCCCCTGCCCGTGGAGCGGGTCGAGCACGGCGGCGGGCTGCTCGTGAGCGAGGACGGCGGAGCCACCTGGAGCCGTATCTTCCGCGAGGACGCCCATGTCTACGCCGCGGCCGTGGACCCGGACGACCCGAACGTGATCGTGATCAACACTTTCGACAGCGCCGCTTTCCGCAGCCAGGACCGCGGACGGAGCTGGACCCGCCTGGGCGGCTACGATTTCAAGTGGGGCCAGCGGCCCGTTTTCGACCCGCACCACAAGGGAATGCTCTACCTGACCACTTTCGGCGGCAGCGTATACTACGGCCCGGCCACGGGCATGTCGGGCCGCGAGGAGATCACAAATTTCCAGGACCGCTGGCGCTGGAGCGAGTAGGTCCTGTTGCTTTATTCCGCAGTCAGCCGGTCCCATTCACTTTCACGGCGGAGGTCACAATGCGTAGGACTGTTTCCAGGCTGTTTCTCTCCCTCCTCACGGTGGCGCTCCTGGTTGCCGCCTGCGGCAAGCCCGCCTCCGAGCCGGCCGCGGCCCAGCCGCTGCCCTCCACCTGGACCGTGATCGGCCCGGGCGGCGGCGGTGCGCAGTACCTGCCCACGATCAACCCCCAGGACCCGCAGAATGTCTACCTGCGCTGCGACATGACCGCCGCCTACTCCACGCGCGACGGCGGCAAGAGCTGGCATATGTACAACCTGCGCTCCGTGGTCCGGGCTTTCGAGATCGACCCCTCCCAGCCTAACGTGGCCTACGCGGCCAACAGCGGCCTCTACCGCACCGAGGACAAGGGCCTTTCCTGGAGCCTGGTCTACCCGGCCCCGGGCAACATAGTTGCCGAGCGCATGCTGGATGACCACGCCGAGCAGAGTTTCGAAACCTCGGACGGCTTGCCCGGCGGAGAGATAGTCAAGGTGCGGGTCGACCCGGCCGACAGCGGCCATCTGATCCTGGGCGTATCCCCGGAGTTCCGTCGCGGCGCCGGGATGGAGGGACAGGCCCCCAAGGCGCGCCTGATCACCTCCCATGACCGTGGAGCGAGCTGGACCGTGGCGGCCGAGGTCGAGGGACGCGGCGTGCTCGCCATCGTGCCCGGGGCCTGGGACAGCAAGCCGGGCGAGATGACCGTGATCACGGACCGTAAAGCCGCCCGGATCACCGAGCAGGGCGGCGCCGTGGAGCTGAGCGACCTGCCCGCCGGCCGCCCCGTGGCCGCCGACTGCGGCAAGGATGACAAGGGCAGCGTGATTTATCTGCTCACCGACATCGATGAGCAGGGCGGCAAGCCCGTGGGCGGCGTGTTCGTCAGCCGCGACCGCGGCCGCACCTGGAAACTCGCCAACGGCTGGCTCACCAAGGGCTGGAAAGTCGGCGACCGCCTGCCCTCCATCGTCACCCTGGCGGTCTGCCAGGGCAACCCCGCCACGGCTTATCTTTCCTGCTCCCAGTGGTACGACTCGCCGGGCGGCGCGCCGCGGCGCAATTTCGGCATCCTCAAGACCGTCGACTCCGGCGCGGCCTGGGAGTGGGTCTACCGCTGCACCAACGACAGCATCGTCAGCGGCAACGGCCCCGGCGGCTGGATGGAGAAAAACTACGGCCCCGAGTGGGGCGAGTACCCGCTCTCGCTGGGGGTCTGCCCCTCCAACGCCGATATCTGCTACGCCTCCGATTTCGGCTGCACCTACAACACAGCCGATGGCGGCAAGACCTGGACCCAGGTCTACGCCGACATGCTGCCCGACGGCGCCAGCGCCACGCGCGGGATCAACGTGACCACCTGCTACGGCGTGCATTTCGACCCCTTCGACCCGCAGCACCTGTTCATCAGCTACACCGACATCGGCGCGTTCCAGTCGTTCGACGGCGGCAAGAGCTGGCTGCAGACGATCAACGGCATCCCGCGGCCCTGGATCAACACCTGCTACTGGATGACGTTCGACCCCAAGGTGCAGGGACGCGCCTGGTCGGCCTGGGGCAGCGGGCATGATCTGCCCCGGCCCAAGATGTTCCGCGGCGGCTATTTCGACCGCTATGTCGGCGGCGTGGCGGCCAGTTCGGACACCTGCCGCTCCTGGCAGAAATCCAACTCCGGCATGCCGGAAAACACGGTCTGCACCCATATCCTGCTCGACCCGGAAAGTCCGGTGGAGGCCCGTGTGCTGTATGTCTGCGGTTTCGGCAAGGGCGTGTTCAAGTCCATTGACGGCGGCGCGAACTGGTCGCTGATGAACAGCGGCCTGGGGGCCAACCTCAACGCCTGGCGCATCACTCGTCTGCCGGACGGCGCCCTGTTCCTGCTGATCGCCCGTGGCCTGGAGAACCGTCAGGTGGTGGACGGCTGCGTGTACGTGAGCCGTGACGGGGCCCAGAGCTGGCAGCCGGTCGCCCTGCCCGCCGGCTACAACGCGCCCAACGATCTGGTCTTCGACCCCTCCGACCCCAAGCGCATGTACCTGAGCTGCTGGCCCTGGACCGACAGCACCCGTGTCGAGCGCTGCGGCGGGCTTCTGCGCACGGCGGACGGCGGCTCCACCTGGGAGCAGGCTTTCGTGGAGGACGCCCATGTTTACGCCGCGGCGGTGGACCCGGACAACCCGGCCACGGTCATAATCAACACCTTCGACAGCGCCGCGTTCCGCAGCGACAACCGCGGCGACACCTGGAGCCGTCTGCCCGGCTACAGCTTCAAGTGGGGACACCGCCCGGTGTTCGACCCGCACCACAAGGGCATGCTCTACCTGACCACTTTCGGCGGCAGCGTCTACTACGGCCCGGCGGTCGGCACCCCCGGCGCGCCCGAGGACATCGTCAATTTCAACTACGGCTGGCGCTGGGGGCAGGACACGGCGAAAATAACCTCCTTCTGAGGCTCTCCACTTTGCCCGGAGGAACCAAAGGATGCGAGCGTTTCCGGCACTTGTTTGCCTGGCCCTGCTTGTCCCGGCCATCGCCGCGGCCCAGACTGCGACCGGCAGGGTGAACGTGAGCCTGGCCTCGGGCCTTTCCGCGGCCGGTATCCCGGCCGGCCTGGTCTGCCGTCTCGTCCGCGAGGACGCGGCTGTAACTTTCAGCCTTGCGCAGACCGCCCACCCCGGGGTGGACCACGCCGTCCTGCTCGCGGCCTGGCGCGCGGCCACGACCGACCAGCAGCTTGCCACGGAGGCCTTTGACAGTCAGGGACGGGCCGCTTTCGGCAGCCTCGCCGAGGGCCGCTACTGGGCCGTGACCCTGGAGCCGGTGGTTCTCGGGCGGCTCAGCCTGTTCTGGGCCGAGCCGCTGCGGGTGGCGGGCGGGCGGACGACAGACCTGACACTCGGCCTGTCCAACGCCGCCCTGCGCCTGGACAGTCTGGAATGCAAACTCCACTGAGAGAGGGAGAACCTCGGATGAAAGCCTGGATGTTCCTTGTTCTCGCGGCCCTTTTGAGCGCCGGTGCGCTGCGCGCCGAGGGGCCACAGTTGCGGCCCC comes from the bacterium genome and includes:
- a CDS encoding sialate O-acetylesterase, producing MKMLIMHAVPRLVIAAALGLAAMNTGTLRAEVRLNGLFCDGMVLQRNMPVPVFGTADKGERITVEIAGQKKVTAADEEGNFKVLLDPLKAGGPFELKVTATKPIVVKDVLVGEVWLCTGQSNMEMEVRSCINAQQEMAAADNPQIRQFLVKRAKAATPQDTLAALSGDAPEWINTWVSCSPSTVGDFTAVGYFFAREISQRLGVPVGLINTCWGGTVAEAWTGESALENSPAVKSILADWQKYNNDGNWLKEMFAKYEQEKKEALEAGKPDPLYFCQPSVLYNAMIAPLVGYGIQGALWYQGESNQARAYQYRDLLPVMVHNWRADWEREFPFLIVQLANFDEGSGYWPELREAQLMAMERIPNSAMTVTTDIGDAKDIHPKNKQEVGRRLSLAARATVYGETRLEWSGPLYRKMLIEGGKVRLSFDHAGEGLCTREGQAPAGLTIAGADHKFVPAEAKVEGSELVVWSEAVPQPVAVRYAWSDNPEQANLYNKVEGKLYLPASSFRTDDWPGLTADRKWE
- a CDS encoding FRG domain-containing protein — translated: MQTPKDIRVESWSELLDELYADSWQENIRRHRSKYVFRGLSCSCYDLKTSLIRLGGDFSSLEFHLIRNFKKYSRLPAAADFSVWMWLTLAQHHGLPTRLLDWTYSPFIALHFVTSEISHFEQDGAIWCVDFAAIHRTLPQEIKAVLDDEKANAFTIEMLSKVTETLTDFEKLSAEAFVLFFEPPSMDDRIVNQFALHSVISNPRSLLNELLRDRFPDYYKRVIVPKELKWEIRDKLDQANINERVIFPGLEGLCSWLTRHYSPR
- a CDS encoding IS110 family transposase is translated as MKTPSYVGLDISKSCIDLHQLPQERSARFEYGREGLSKLVAFCKKRKPALIVLEATGGYETQVAAELCVAVVNPRQVRDFARALGKLAKTDAIDAAVLARFAQDIRLEARKLPEPEEQALKASVARRRQLVEMLVAEKNRLSRATLQSVIDSHESTISFIQSKIDDLDRQMQSTIQNSPLWSAKDELLKSVPGIGDKTACALLAQLPELGKLNRRQIVSLVGVAPMNRDSGLMRGKRSITGGGKAVRNALYMATTAARRFNPAITAFFLRLRAAGKSYKVALVACMRKLLTILNAMVKNQNTFNQCIAASLDF
- a CDS encoding pyridoxal phosphate-dependent aminotransferase; protein product: MEYTFAARVSQLRQSSIRAMTRRAAELGGVNLSQGLCDLPTPDAVKDAACKAVQGDRNVYAPLNGIAALRRGIADKLALCNGLSVDPETQVMVSSGATGAFVCALLTLLEHGDRVLNFEPFYGYHVACQELFGARPLFFRLEPPEWEIDFDSLERVLADGIKAIVINTPANPSGKVFSRAELERIGALCGRYGVWIITDEIYEHVVFGGRRHVSAASLPGLFERTVTVSGFSKTFAMTGWRIGYAAGPEAVIEKMSLVSDLVYICAPHPLQAGVAASLPAFGEDYYQGLGVKYARKLEIIASTLSRFGIEPLPVGGTYFLLADYRPRYGDITSDEAAERLLTERHVAAVPASGFYSQGGDRPWLRFCFAKEDSELERAAALLAE